The Periplaneta americana isolate PAMFEO1 chromosome 16, P.americana_PAMFEO1_priV1, whole genome shotgun sequence genome segment gattttattaaaattgttcaagatgatgaattcattagtcacaagtgtgcttaaaaagaataaaatggcAAAACGATATTCCAGTTACGATACAAGTTTCACCGCAacattccattaatgttcacctcaagATGAAACATTTCTTATTTTTACCAACAGTTACATCTATCAAAAATTGACTTAATGGTTTTCGTATAGGCTCATATAAATCGCaccattctacaattaattattacaaataaaatccgatattgtaccattgaatgaaaaggttgtaactattattgttCAAGATAAAATATCTTTGAAGGAAAACATAACTCACAATGCTAAAACAGACACTTTGAGGGATTCATTGAATTTGGTATAGACAGCcctaatcaacaaacttcaactgacgtaaatatttcaaaagtgcCATTTGCAAACCAAGCAATGATTTTCATTATTCCAAGAAcgtgcaaaattttaaaacaaactatAACTTTTTTCCACATctgcagagattttaaaatcatgtaaaagataaaatacaagatacaggCTTCACCCCTAAAGCAgcgactgtgccagtatcttcactgacaaatatttcaatgtgctaataaattgttacatcaaaaatttTATGGATAACCATTAGCCAAGGAACAAAATACGCAATGTAACAAAATttctaaagtcatgcacaactaaatcataattacatttcaaaatacgAGAATTGTTCCATTCcatttctattccaataactttgtaacttcttattaattaaaaatgctgtGACTCTAAATTAAACTATTGATTTGCATATCAAATCACATAACCTAGCACACCGCAATGAGTGTATAAACAATCCAAACCactagatagcagcacagtcacttttcaccaccacttgcaatgctaaacaggcaaTATTGTTATAGAGTATTTGATACTAGTTAGTAATTCATATTTACCAGTTTATGCATTTTTCCTGACTGGTATTTCATCCTCATCTGTCTCCCACCTCCCGTCCCAAAGCCACCTCCAGTCCACAAGTGCCCCACAATACCCTGCAACAGGACACATCACCATCACATTTCTTTACAAGTGCCTTACATTTTCTCCAACCTTTGAAACAGCAATATATGTTAATACAACATGCAAGTCCTCAGAAACCTAAATCCACTGAATTTAATTCTTAACTATATTCTGTGCCTGTATTATCATCACTACTGCTAATTTACTGCGTTTCAATTTCGACACTAGCTAGTAATCCATGTTTACCAGTTTATGCATTTTTCCTGACTGGTATTTGATCCACAGCTGTCTCCCACCTCCTGTCCCAGAGTCGCCTCCAGTCCACAACCACCTCCAAAATACCCTGCAACAAGACACATGACAATCACACCTCTTTACAAGTGGCTTACATTTTCCACAAGCTATGAAAGAGCAAGATAGGCACTCGTAATAGAACATGCACATCTCCAGAAACCTAAATccacacaatttaaattttcaactattttctgtgactgtattattattaggcctactgctaatttgaatgaatgaatgaatgttagccatgatgtcccatgttgggcacaggcctcctgtgatggggttagaaccccctcgacagggatggctcaagtgtactcgcttggtgagccaatccaggcgagcttgtcgtgtatactatttttgtgacatggttaataatcctgttcaactttaactagccTCCGCACTgtactttgttcatttttttttttttactacatacATTATACTGACACTAGCACTTTGACAACACtcattgctatttacactatttaactgacactttttcaacactgactttactatttacaaaacttatctcacactttcactaatactgaatttactatttacaatatcttaacactgattacatTACCTATTTACAATGATCTTCCCTAGTTCtctccacaaaactctgttctttgctgtcctcgaccattgcttccccgcctctctggtaaacatgtcagaccatctgagccgtggtcttccctgtcctctctttccgacataggggtcccacatcgtgactgcatgggtccatcttgcctggtgtagtctcgccacatgtcccccccaggtccacttcgttgccgtggctcattctgctgcgtcagtagtgttcgtcagtctttgtagtgttgcTAATTTACTGTGTCTAAAATCGACACCAGTTACAAATTCATATTTACCAGTTTATTCATGTTTCCTGACTGTATTTGATCCACAGTTGTCTCTCATATCCTGTCCCAGAGCTGCCTCCAGTCCGCAACTGCCCCAAAATACCCTGTAATACAACAATTGACAATCACATTTCTTTACAAGTGCCTCATATTTTTCGCAACCTATGAAACAGCAAGATATGCACTCATAATGCAACACGTACATCttctatttccaactaaagattgaagtacaCGTAAACAGAAccaaaatgtattactccgcaatcgcaagctagctacaaaagcagccaccagagcgcattattttcagcaagtatGCATGCACGGCAGCCACCTTCTAATATATTGCAGacaacatttcaacacattcattgaactaacccataaaatgctcacagagggttaatatttattatttctctaatgggaatagtggattttctttttctgtagtttcgtgattaaatgttattctttcaagagtagagaatttctttaattctacagaaatttatttgcgGTTGGCAACaatgaatctcgcactgtgttacaccagctgtgctgatgtgctctgtgaagctgcaagtcacttgggagggatttaatgcttATAGcacatgcgcgttgccataatgcACGTTATAATGATTTAACATataatgtctgaaactactaacataaaaatgttgtttaaatcgtaagaaagtgtttttataagcatgtttaattcactcgtattccatgtatattatacattttagtatttaagaaggaactattttaatgtgaggaagaagatgacaagcatgagtttggaggcgttgtgcgtccaatagccaatcaggaaccattatctacgtgcatttatttacatttacttcaatctttagctggaaagagagtagtgcTAATTTACTGTCTTTAAATATCGACATTAGTTTGTAATCCATGTTTACCAGTTTATGCATGTTTTGTCACCGCAATTTGCTTCAGAGTTGCCTCCATCTCCTCTCACAGTGCAGCTTCACTACCATCTTCTGTGTCACTCCCAAACTGCCCCAAAATGTCCTGAAATATGACACATGGCAAAAGTTGTTTAAATCTCCGGTAGCCTATGAAACACCAACAAGAAGAAactgcattactactactactactactactactactaaatgcaTTACATCTTCTACAATATTAATCCGCAATGctttattcttcatttatttaatattgtcatTGCAATTTTTAACACATTGTAATTTGTAATCTATGTTCAGCTACCACAATTATTCCCAAAATATTACAGTCATCATCTAGCAAAGTCGAAAGCAAAACTCCTCACActaattttcttcataacaaatttcataatctagaaaagtggaaagaaaacctagcaaaactgtccacactcattttcttcataacaaattCTAAATATATGCCTacacataatcatttatatacatCTATTTCATTCCAATAGTTTATAATCTTACCTTAAACATACAACCTTCCTCTAAAAGTCTTTCAAATTTTCATACAGTCCTCGTCCATCTCGGGAAAAGCAGAAGCAATCATCCTCCACAAGTCCATGTACAATCTGTAAACAAATTTCAACATATCACCTCAATCTTAAGTGCAATCTACATTCTATATTGCTACTGTTTCGGAATATCCCCCCTCCCTCCACCTTGTTAGAACTGTTAGAATTCGTAATACTGGAATATCCCCTCCCCCCATCTTGTTAGAACTATTGGAACTAGTAATGCTGATTAACGTCTTAcgatattacaatattttctttttctttttttttttttaagttggttatttaaccctaggatgcatggcAGGGGTCTTTGAGGCCTTTTATCAAATTAATTACtcttttaaaagtgttaaaatattatgaaattgcaCCAAACTTCATGTaatcttctaaaatatatctAAGAACATGTTGTATGATCATTTAAGAAGATACATTAAgataaactatttcaaattaatttttgttaatgcTACACATATAATGCACAACGGGGGGCCTCTCAGGAATTTCCTGCTTTATTCATTATACAACAATACAATTTTACGTTTTCCTGCTAATATGTGAATGTTGACACTTCTGATATTTGTATCCTAGTGGCAGTTGTTGCAAAGTTTTATTTTGTAACCATTTTTGGATTTAACATTAGCAGAGTATGCTGCTGTTCTCACAGCTGTGGAATATAAGTATTTTTATTACTCTATTTGAGTTATTTTGTGTCTTACTAATAGAAATCATGTCCACCACTCTGGTCTCGTGGTAAcgtgttcgctcccgaacccagcggtaACTTTATCAGGTGTATGGAACTCAACTTATTCtcgcttggggacatgcacctatcaCAGTCCTCAAAAAATTACAGGTttaccaaaacaaaattttaagattcattacaggacttcctagagtaactcctgttagattaATTCATAaagaactagaaatttcgacaattcaagagtatatctcaaatcaagccttctgcacgtacaccaagtcgtacagcagcacaaacccactaatttcttc includes the following:
- the LOC138716418 gene encoding uncharacterized protein, encoding MWDPYVGKRGQGRPRLRWSDMFTREAGKQWSRTAKNRVLWRELGKIIVNRVFWRWLWTGGDSGTGGGRQLWIKYQSGKMHKLGIVGHLWTGGGFGTGGGRQMRMKYQSGKMHKLMFCLSARG